Proteins found in one Panthera tigris isolate Pti1 chromosome B3, P.tigris_Pti1_mat1.1, whole genome shotgun sequence genomic segment:
- the ZFYVE19 gene encoding abscission/NoCut checkpoint regulator, with the protein MESRCYGCAVKFTLFKKEYGCKNCGRAFCSGCLSFSAVVPRTGNTQQKVCKECHEVLTRGPSPVNASKWSPPQNYKKRVAALEAKQKPSTPQSRGLTQQDQVIAERLARLRQQNKPKSVASQAEIEARLAALRKETQGSIPSTQEMEARLAALQGRVPPSQTSQVAHQPPDTRTQAQQAQDLLTQLAAEVAIDESWERGDPAAPIQNDLNQGGPGGQSTNSKEQATWSLEEEKSRLLAEAAVELREENTRQERILALAKRLAMLRGQDPDKVTLQDYHLPDSDDDEDEETAIQRVLQQLTEEAALDEASGLNIPVEPALRAQAQSYRAESQKAQAKAPRQEAEEEELPWCCICNEDATLRCAGCDGDLYCARCFREGHDAFELKEHQTSAYCPRHIG; encoded by the exons ATGGAGAGTAGGTGCTACGGCTGCGCTGTCAAGTTTACCCTCTTCAAAAAGGAG TACGGCTGTAAGAATTGTGGCCGGGCCTTCTGTTCCGGCTGCCTTAGCTTCAGTGCAGTGGTGCCCCGGACTGGGAATACCCAACAGAAGGTCTGCAAGGAGTGCCACGAAGTCCTGACCAG AGGACCATCTCCTGTCAATGCCTCCAAGTGGTCACCACCTCAGAACTATAAGAA GCGTGTGGCAGCCTTGGAAGCCAAGCAGAAGCCCAGCACTCCCCAGAGCCGGGGACTGACCCAACAAGACCAAGTCATTGCTGAGCGCCTAGCACGGCTCCGCCAGCAGAACAAGCCCA AGTCAGTGGCCTCACAAGCAGAGATAGAAGCCAGGCTAGCTGCACTGAGGAAGGAAACGCAGGGTTCCATCCCTTCCACCCAAGAGATGGAGGCACGGCTTGCTGCACTGCAGGGCAGAGTTCCGCCGTCTCAGACCTCCCAGGTG GCACATCAGCCACCAGACACAAGGACCCAGGCCCAGCAGGCGCAGGATCTGCTGACACAGCTGGCAGCAGAGGTGGCTATTGATGAGAGCTGGGAACGAGGAGACCCAG CTGCCCCTATCCAGAATGACCTCAACCAAGGTGGCCCAGGGGGCCAGAGCACTAATTCCAAGGAACAGGCCACCTGGTCCCTGGAAGAGGAGAAGAGCAGGCTGCTGGCTGAGGCAGCAGTCGAGCTGCGGGAGGAGAACACGAGGCAGGAGAGGATCCTGGCCCTCGCCAAGCGCCTAGCCATGCTGCGGGGACAGGACCCCGATAAAG TGACCCTCCAGGACTATCACCTCCCagacagtgatgatgatgaggatgaggagACAGCCATCCAGAGAGTCCTGCAGCAG CTCACTGAAGAAGCTGCCTTGGATGAGGCAAGTGGCTTGAACATCCCCGTGGAGCCAGCTCTCAGAGCCCAGGCCCAGTCCTATAGGGCAGAGTCCCAG AAGGCGCAGGCCAAGGCccccaggcaggaggcagaggaagaggagctCCCCTGGTGCTGCATCTGCAATGAGGATGCCACCCTGCGCTGCGCCGGCTGCGATGGAGACCTCTACTGTGCCCGCTGCTTCCG GGAAGGCCACGATGCCTTTGAACTTAAAGAGCACCAGACGTCTGCCTACTGCCCCCGGCACATAGGCTGA